Proteins encoded within one genomic window of uncultured Desulfobacter sp.:
- a CDS encoding reverse transcriptase domain-containing protein: protein MCSFDNIDHDLLMRAVRYHTDIKWVILYIERWLKAPVMMTDRTLFYPKKGTPQGGVISPLLANLFLHYAFDNWMEREYPTIPFERYADDAVCHCKSLAQAEYLLRKLNERMESVGLELHPEKTKIVYCKDTDRQKDYSLTSFDFLGYTFRARRSKSRWGKFFINFSPAISNKAAKAIRQTSRKWNWPRRSDKSLEDLAQMFNPVIQGWINYYGRFYKSALYPALRCLDRRLVIWATRKYKRFRGHRRRASQWLERIARRQPNLFAHWRLLYA, encoded by the coding sequence GTGTGTTCCTTCGATAATATTGATCATGATCTTTTGATGAGAGCAGTTCGGTATCACACGGATATCAAGTGGGTGATTCTGTATATAGAACGGTGGCTGAAAGCCCCGGTGATGATGACAGATCGCACACTATTCTATCCAAAGAAGGGAACCCCGCAAGGCGGTGTTATCAGTCCCTTGCTGGCTAATCTCTTTTTGCATTATGCATTCGACAACTGGATGGAGAGGGAATATCCGACCATACCGTTTGAACGCTATGCGGATGATGCAGTCTGCCATTGTAAAAGCCTTGCCCAGGCAGAATATTTGCTGAGAAAGCTGAACGAGCGAATGGAGAGTGTGGGGCTGGAACTGCATCCGGAAAAGACAAAAATCGTCTACTGCAAGGATACAGACCGGCAAAAGGATTATTCCCTGACAAGCTTTGATTTTCTGGGTTATACTTTTCGTGCTCGAAGATCAAAAAGCCGATGGGGAAAATTCTTCATTAATTTCTCTCCTGCCATAAGCAATAAAGCAGCAAAAGCAATTCGACAAACCTCACGAAAGTGGAATTGGCCCAGGCGCAGCGACAAGAGCCTGGAGGATTTAGCCCAAATGTTCAATCCTGTCATTCAAGGCTGGATTAACTATTATGGCAGGTTTTATAAATCTGCGTTATACCCGGCCTTAAGGTGTCTTGATCGCCGATTGGTGATTTGGGCAACAAGGAAATACAAACGTTTTAGAGGACATCGAAGAAGGGCAAGTCAATGGCTGGAACGAATTGCACGAAGACAGCCAAATTTGTTTGCCCATTGGCGATTGCTCTATGCATAG